The Streptomyces sp. NBC_00691 genome has a segment encoding these proteins:
- a CDS encoding alpha-1,4-glucan--maltose-1-phosphate maltosyltransferase, which yields MGRIPVLDVRPLVECGRRPAKAVAGESFEVTATVFREGHDAVAANVVLHGPSGRPGPWTPMRELAPGTDRWGAEVTPDAEGLWTYTVEAWSDPLATWRHTAKIKIPAGIDSEPVLAEGAALHERAAGGVPKKGGAREAVLAAADALRDASRPAAVRLAAALNPRVVESLDRHPLRELLSSSPALPLQVERERALFGSWYEFFPRSEGVRKVKGRTVPGNFRTAAERLPAVAAMGFDVVYLPPVHPIGETHRKGPNNSLSAAPNDVGVPWAIGSPEGGHDALHPDLGTFEDFDAFVARARELRLEIALDFALQCSPDHPWVEKHPEWFHHRPDGSIAYAENPPKKYQDIYPIAFDADMDGIVAETVRILRHWMGHGVRIFRVDNPHTKPVVFWERVIGEINAADPDVIFLAEAFTRPAMMRTLGAIGFQQSYTYFTWRNTKDELTEYLTELSGETAAQMRPNFFVNTPDILHAYLQEGGRPAFEARAVLAATLSPSWGMYAGYELCEGTALRDGSEEYLDSEKYQLRPRDWESAERSGATITPLITALNRIRRRHPALRRLRNLTFHDTDNPQVIAYSKRSGSNTVLVVVNLDPHHTQEATLSLDMPELGLDWHETVPVRDELTGETYHWGRTSYVRLEPGVTPAHVLVLRPSPQTGGSPTS from the coding sequence ATGGGACGCATTCCCGTACTGGACGTACGCCCGCTGGTCGAATGTGGCCGGCGCCCCGCCAAGGCGGTGGCCGGAGAGTCCTTCGAGGTGACCGCGACCGTCTTCCGCGAGGGCCACGACGCGGTCGCCGCCAATGTCGTGCTGCACGGCCCGTCGGGCCGCCCCGGCCCCTGGACCCCGATGCGTGAACTGGCCCCCGGCACCGACCGGTGGGGGGCCGAGGTCACCCCGGACGCCGAGGGCCTGTGGACGTACACCGTCGAGGCGTGGAGCGACCCGTTGGCCACCTGGCGCCATACGGCGAAGATCAAGATCCCGGCCGGGATCGACTCCGAGCCGGTCCTCGCCGAGGGCGCGGCGCTGCACGAGCGGGCCGCCGGTGGCGTCCCGAAGAAGGGCGGCGCCCGGGAGGCCGTGCTCGCCGCCGCGGACGCGCTGCGCGACGCGTCCCGGCCGGCCGCGGTGCGGCTCGCGGCGGCCCTGAACCCCCGGGTCGTCGAGTCCCTCGACCGTCATCCGCTGCGGGAACTCCTGTCGTCCTCGCCCGCGTTGCCCCTCCAGGTGGAGCGGGAGCGGGCCCTGTTCGGCTCCTGGTACGAGTTCTTCCCGCGCTCGGAGGGCGTACGGAAGGTCAAGGGCCGTACGGTCCCGGGGAACTTCCGCACCGCCGCGGAGCGGCTCCCGGCGGTCGCGGCGATGGGCTTCGACGTGGTCTACCTGCCGCCGGTGCACCCGATCGGCGAGACCCACCGCAAGGGACCCAACAACTCCCTCTCGGCGGCGCCGAACGACGTGGGCGTGCCGTGGGCGATCGGTTCGCCCGAGGGCGGTCACGACGCGCTCCACCCGGACCTGGGGACCTTCGAGGACTTCGACGCCTTCGTGGCGCGGGCCCGGGAGCTGCGTCTGGAGATCGCCCTGGACTTCGCGCTCCAGTGCTCCCCGGACCACCCGTGGGTGGAGAAGCACCCGGAGTGGTTCCACCACCGTCCGGACGGTTCGATCGCGTACGCCGAGAACCCGCCGAAGAAGTACCAGGACATCTACCCGATCGCCTTCGACGCCGACATGGACGGCATCGTCGCGGAGACCGTGCGGATCCTCCGGCACTGGATGGGCCACGGGGTCCGGATCTTCCGCGTCGACAATCCGCACACCAAGCCGGTCGTCTTCTGGGAGCGGGTGATCGGCGAGATCAACGCCGCCGACCCGGACGTGATCTTCCTGGCGGAGGCCTTCACCCGGCCGGCGATGATGCGGACGCTCGGCGCGATCGGCTTCCAGCAGTCGTACACGTACTTCACCTGGCGGAACACCAAGGACGAGCTCACGGAGTACCTGACGGAGCTGTCCGGCGAGACGGCCGCGCAGATGCGGCCGAACTTCTTCGTGAACACCCCGGACATCCTGCACGCCTACCTCCAGGAGGGCGGCCGGCCGGCGTTCGAGGCGCGCGCGGTGCTCGCGGCGACGCTGTCCCCCTCGTGGGGCATGTACGCCGGGTACGAGCTGTGCGAGGGGACCGCGCTGCGGGACGGCAGCGAGGAGTACCTGGACTCGGAGAAGTACCAACTGCGGCCGCGCGACTGGGAGTCGGCGGAGCGGTCCGGGGCGACGATCACTCCGCTGATCACCGCCCTGAACCGGATCAGGCGCCGCCACCCGGCCCTGCGCCGGCTGCGGAACCTCACCTTCCATGACACGGACAACCCGCAGGTGATCGCGTACAGCAAGCGTTCGGGTTCGAACACCGTTCTGGTGGTCGTCAACCTCGACCCGCACCACACCCAGGAGGCGACGCTCTCGTTGGACATGCCGGAACTCGGCCTCGACTGGCACGAGACCGTGCCGGTGCGCGACGAGCTCACCGGCGAGACCTATCACTGGGGCAGGACCAGCTACGTGCGCCTAGAGCCGGGTGTCACACCCGCGCACGTCCTCGTCCTGCGACCGTCCCCGCAGACCG
- a CDS encoding SDR family oxidoreductase has protein sequence MSSENPMRVAVVGATGFQGGAVARLLAERQHRVRTLTRRPSADRPPLPGAYFLAGDLGRPDDVRELFEGTTHAFMTMPLVYESERVEAYARNVAEAALDAGTERLVFNANTRIPLGPTDVAAFETRRLAERVLRDSGVPLVVIRPPVYLDNLFSPWNGPALVDDGVLAYPLPAAARTAWLSHRGLADAALAALTREDLEGRTFDIGGERSLTGGELAAAFGRGLGRSVRYEELDPAAFERSLAQLLGPETAAGVAGIYHFMASGADPLLMADDDGVSTEVLALEPPPVEEWVARQPWQVWSSDTSPRH, from the coding sequence ATGTCCAGTGAGAATCCGATGCGGGTGGCGGTCGTGGGCGCGACGGGGTTCCAGGGGGGTGCGGTGGCCCGTCTGCTGGCCGAGCGGCAGCACCGGGTGCGTACCCTGACGCGGCGGCCGTCGGCGGACCGGCCGCCGCTTCCGGGGGCCTATTTCCTGGCCGGCGATCTGGGGCGGCCGGACGATGTGCGGGAGCTCTTCGAGGGCACCACGCACGCGTTCATGACGATGCCGCTGGTGTACGAGAGCGAGCGGGTGGAGGCGTACGCGCGGAACGTCGCGGAGGCGGCCCTGGACGCGGGCACGGAGCGGCTGGTCTTCAACGCCAACACCCGGATCCCGCTGGGACCGACGGACGTCGCCGCCTTCGAGACGCGCCGGCTGGCGGAGCGGGTGCTGCGGGACAGCGGGGTGCCGCTGGTGGTGATCCGGCCGCCGGTCTACCTGGACAACCTGTTCTCGCCGTGGAACGGGCCGGCCCTGGTCGACGACGGCGTGCTCGCCTATCCGCTGCCGGCGGCGGCGCGGACGGCGTGGCTGTCGCACCGGGGGCTGGCGGACGCGGCGCTCGCGGCGCTCACCCGGGAGGACCTGGAGGGCCGGACGTTCGACATCGGCGGCGAGCGCTCCCTGACGGGCGGTGAGCTGGCGGCGGCGTTCGGCCGGGGGCTCGGCCGGTCGGTGCGGTACGAGGAGCTGGATCCGGCCGCTTTCGAGCGGAGTCTCGCCCAGCTGCTCGGTCCGGAGACGGCGGCCGGGGTGGCCGGGATCTACCACTTCATGGCGAGCGGCGCCGATCCGCTCCTGATGGCGGACGACGACGGCGTGTCGACGGAGGTCCTGGCCCTGGAGCCGCCCCCGGTGGAGGAGTGGGTGGCCCGTCAGCCCTGGCAGGTCTGGTCCTCGGACACCTCGCCGCGGCACTGA
- a CDS encoding AraC family transcriptional regulator, producing the protein MAIVGTDRHALQPEQEEQDDLLSELLKPLRLTGVFDSRWHVRAPWAIEGDAERSCAVLHYVVEGDCWITTEDEAPVELHAGDLVVFPTGAAHRLSDRPERQGLPLKAVLPERHPGTSGEIVIEGSGPESRLLCAGLHYDASAATGLYTSLPWALVLDGPQVDREPLLRDTLRLLAAPDRPVGPGDRLITLRAFEMALVLALRPLLRELAGNPASLPLLRHPGISRAVVMMATRFADPWTIDSLAREVGMSRSAFTASFRDLVGESPARYLSARRMQEAGRLLTETSLPQSAVPARVGYQSAVGFHLAFRKWFGVTPGEYRSGADRAA; encoded by the coding sequence ATGGCAATCGTGGGAACCGACCGTCACGCACTGCAGCCCGAGCAGGAAGAGCAGGACGACCTGCTGAGCGAACTGCTCAAACCCCTCAGGCTCACCGGCGTCTTCGACAGCCGCTGGCACGTCCGCGCCCCCTGGGCCATCGAGGGCGACGCCGAACGCAGCTGCGCCGTCCTCCACTACGTCGTCGAGGGCGACTGCTGGATCACCACCGAGGACGAGGCCCCGGTCGAACTGCACGCCGGCGACCTCGTCGTCTTCCCGACCGGCGCCGCACACCGCCTCTCCGACCGGCCCGAACGCCAGGGCCTCCCGCTCAAGGCCGTCCTGCCCGAGCGGCATCCCGGCACCTCCGGGGAGATCGTCATCGAGGGCAGCGGTCCCGAGAGCCGGCTGCTCTGCGCCGGGCTGCACTACGACGCCAGCGCCGCCACCGGCCTCTACACCTCGCTGCCCTGGGCACTCGTCCTCGACGGACCGCAGGTCGACCGCGAACCGCTGCTCCGCGACACCCTGCGGCTGCTCGCCGCCCCGGACCGGCCCGTCGGCCCCGGCGACCGGCTCATCACCCTGCGCGCCTTCGAGATGGCCCTGGTCCTGGCGCTCCGGCCGCTGCTCCGCGAACTCGCGGGCAACCCGGCCTCGCTGCCGCTGCTCCGGCACCCCGGGATCAGCCGGGCCGTCGTCATGATGGCCACCCGGTTCGCCGATCCCTGGACCATCGACTCCCTCGCCCGGGAGGTCGGCATGTCCCGCTCCGCCTTCACCGCCTCCTTCCGGGACCTGGTCGGCGAGTCCCCGGCCCGGTACCTCTCCGCCCGCCGGATGCAGGAGGCCGGCAGGCTCCTCACCGAGACCTCCCTCCCGCAGTCCGCGGTGCCCGCCCGCGTCGGCTACCAGAGCGCCGTCGGCTTCCACCTCGCCTTCCGCAAATGGTTCGGGGTGACCCCGGGGGAGTACCGCTCGGGAGCCGACCGGGCCGCCTGA
- a CDS encoding 4-hydroxyphenylacetate 3-hydroxylase family protein codes for MTRSGQEYLEGLRDGREIWLDGERVEDVTAHPAFRSTAASFAGLYDLADDPVHHPVLVQGGVRRASTVPRSYEDLVARRRAFRVTARAGFGFLGRTPDYMAAGAAGFAAAPAVFTGGTFDGAEHALAFHRRLSEGDLHCAFTLGNPPPGHGGEDLALRVVAERDGGIVVRGAKTVGTGAVFADEILVGTIEPLAADDTEHALTFAVRLDTPGLKLISRTSYEERSRSVFDHPLSSRYDENDATLVCEDVFVPWERVLTHRDPATTGAVWWQTPAYLNFVHQSATRFWTKLEFLTGLAILLTRSNGTEDLPPVTQAVGRLLGMVAQAKAFVLAAEASYEEVDGGRGGVRPGQDISFAQRIMAGELYPRAVQDIRLLAGGALLQLPASGRDLLHPELGPLVRRYFGTTGHPAEDRVKLLKLAWDALGSEFAGRHEQYERFYHGAPHVYLTMQTWAGAADDCEHLAQACLDGYGLGTTR; via the coding sequence GTGACGAGGTCCGGGCAGGAGTATCTGGAGGGGCTGCGCGACGGGCGCGAGATCTGGCTCGACGGGGAGCGGGTCGAGGACGTCACCGCCCACCCCGCCTTCCGCTCCACCGCGGCCTCCTTCGCCGGGCTCTACGACCTCGCCGACGACCCCGTCCACCACCCCGTCCTCGTCCAGGGCGGGGTGCGCCGCGCCTCCACCGTGCCCCGTTCGTACGAGGACCTCGTCGCCCGCCGCCGTGCCTTCCGCGTCACGGCCCGCGCCGGCTTCGGCTTCCTCGGCCGCACCCCCGACTACATGGCCGCCGGCGCGGCCGGGTTCGCCGCCGCGCCCGCCGTCTTCACCGGCGGGACCTTCGACGGCGCCGAGCACGCCCTCGCCTTCCACCGCCGCCTCTCCGAGGGCGATCTGCACTGCGCGTTCACCCTCGGCAACCCGCCCCCCGGGCACGGCGGGGAGGACCTCGCCCTGCGGGTCGTGGCGGAACGGGACGGCGGGATCGTCGTCCGCGGCGCCAAGACCGTCGGCACCGGCGCCGTCTTCGCCGACGAGATCCTCGTCGGCACCATCGAGCCGCTCGCCGCCGACGACACCGAGCACGCGCTGACCTTCGCCGTACGCCTCGACACCCCCGGCCTGAAACTGATCTCCCGCACCTCCTACGAGGAACGCTCCCGGTCCGTCTTCGACCACCCGCTGTCCTCCCGGTACGACGAGAACGACGCGACGCTGGTCTGCGAGGACGTCTTCGTGCCCTGGGAACGGGTCCTCACCCACCGCGACCCGGCCACCACCGGCGCCGTCTGGTGGCAGACCCCCGCCTACCTCAACTTCGTCCACCAGTCCGCGACCCGGTTCTGGACCAAGCTGGAGTTCCTCACCGGACTCGCGATCCTCCTCACCCGCTCGAACGGGACCGAGGACCTCCCGCCCGTCACCCAGGCCGTCGGCAGGCTCCTCGGCATGGTCGCCCAGGCCAAGGCCTTCGTGCTCGCCGCCGAGGCCTCGTACGAGGAGGTCGACGGCGGACGCGGCGGCGTCCGCCCCGGGCAGGACATCTCCTTCGCCCAGCGGATCATGGCGGGCGAGCTCTACCCGCGCGCCGTCCAGGACATCAGGCTCCTCGCGGGCGGCGCCCTCCTCCAGCTCCCCGCCAGCGGCCGTGACCTCCTCCACCCCGAACTCGGGCCCCTGGTCCGCCGCTACTTCGGCACCACCGGCCACCCCGCGGAGGACCGCGTCAAACTCCTCAAGCTCGCCTGGGACGCCCTCGGTTCCGAGTTCGCCGGACGCCACGAGCAGTACGAGCGCTTCTACCACGGCGCCCCGCACGTCTACCTGACCATGCAGACCTGGGCCGGCGCCGCCGACGACTGCGAGCACCTCGCCCAGGCGTGCCTCGACGGCTACGGCCTCGGGACGACCCGGTGA
- a CDS encoding MFS transporter: MTTAPAPRRGALALLAATQLLLIMDTAIVNVALPTVGEDLTTGSAGLSWVANAYLITFGGLLLLGGRIADLLGHRRVFLGGLGLLAVASAAGGAAPGADALVAARAAQGVGAALAAAAAFALLLLLFPDGPVRHRALGVFAAMGGLGGVLGTVLGGVLTDLLGWRSTLWLNVLLAAVLAVAARRALGGSDRRTGPVRHGGFDLAGALTATAGLGLVAFALVGAADAGWLSARTLGAAAAGLALLLAFAAVEARAAAPLVPPSVPARPALRLANTLAALAQTTLFPMFFLVSLHLQNVLGYSPLGGGLGLLPLSLVVVAVAPQTGRLIFRIGLHRTMTLGFVLLCAGTLWLALALTPDGGFASTVLAPSLVLGAALPLVMVTTNVAATAEAAPEETGLASGLVNTSQQFGSVLGLAVLVGVATGRTEAVDAARATAETSGHRAALLTGAAVAAAAALLSLRLHPPRRAPEGSPAKRVPDRR, translated from the coding sequence GTGACCACGGCACCGGCACCACGGCGCGGGGCGCTCGCCCTGCTCGCCGCCACCCAGCTGCTGCTCATCATGGACACCGCGATCGTCAACGTCGCACTGCCGACCGTCGGCGAGGACCTCACCACCGGCTCCGCGGGCCTCTCCTGGGTCGCCAACGCCTACCTCATCACCTTCGGCGGACTCCTCCTCCTCGGCGGCCGGATCGCCGACCTCCTCGGCCACCGGCGGGTCTTCCTCGGCGGCCTCGGCCTGCTCGCCGTCGCCTCCGCCGCCGGTGGTGCCGCCCCCGGCGCCGACGCCCTCGTCGCGGCCCGCGCCGCCCAGGGCGTCGGCGCCGCGCTGGCCGCGGCCGCCGCCTTCGCCCTGCTCCTGCTGCTCTTCCCCGACGGGCCCGTCCGGCACCGGGCCCTCGGCGTGTTCGCCGCGATGGGCGGCCTCGGCGGCGTCCTCGGCACGGTCCTCGGCGGCGTCCTCACCGACCTGCTCGGCTGGCGCTCCACGCTCTGGCTGAACGTGCTGCTCGCGGCGGTCCTCGCCGTCGCGGCCCGCCGCGCACTCGGCGGCTCCGACCGCCGCACCGGACCCGTCCGGCACGGCGGCTTCGACCTCGCCGGGGCCCTCACCGCGACCGCCGGCCTCGGACTCGTCGCCTTCGCGCTCGTCGGCGCGGCCGACGCCGGATGGCTGTCCGCCCGGACCCTCGGCGCCGCGGCGGCGGGCCTCGCGCTGCTGCTCGCCTTCGCCGCCGTCGAGGCCCGGGCCGCCGCGCCGCTCGTCCCGCCGTCCGTGCCGGCCCGGCCCGCGCTCCGGCTGGCCAACACCCTGGCGGCGCTCGCCCAGACCACCCTGTTCCCGATGTTCTTCCTGGTCAGCCTCCACCTCCAGAACGTCCTCGGGTACTCGCCCCTCGGCGGCGGCCTCGGCCTGCTGCCGCTGTCGCTCGTCGTCGTCGCGGTCGCCCCGCAGACCGGCCGGCTCATCTTCCGGATCGGCCTGCACCGGACGATGACCCTCGGGTTCGTCCTGCTGTGCGCGGGGACCCTGTGGCTGGCCCTGGCCCTCACCCCCGACGGCGGCTTCGCGAGCACCGTCCTCGCCCCGAGCCTGGTCCTGGGCGCCGCCCTGCCGCTCGTCATGGTCACCACCAACGTGGCCGCGACGGCGGAGGCCGCGCCCGAGGAGACCGGACTCGCCTCCGGACTCGTCAACACCAGCCAGCAGTTCGGCTCCGTCCTCGGCCTCGCCGTCCTGGTGGGCGTCGCCACCGGCCGTACCGAAGCCGTCGACGCGGCCCGCGCGACCGCCGAGACCTCCGGCCACCGCGCCGCCCTCCTCACCGGCGCCGCCGTCGCCGCCGCGGCCGCGCTGCTCTCCTTGCGCCTCCACCCGCCGAGACGGGCGCCGGAGGGCTCCCCCGCGAAACGGGTCCCGGACCGCCGCTGA
- a CDS encoding monodechloroaminopyrrolnitrin synthase PrnB family protein, with protein MLGDPRHRTEDIRAADPLGADGLLAAVPAMNADADVAALTVALRALVPDIDRAAQWSVGHALAAMRDLGILLGSLKRHGVQPLHAVPEALPVLELLGRRTDMVPRDTVHHYTTWNPPGPRRRTYTGDPTEVRLQDAVRMVFPGLVAALDDCGRVARLEPYDPGFATALDRVARHVRAMVDSIDLTVAQVSPEYFAVVLRPYFEEVEVDGRDYLGPAAAQVPLWLVDLTLWQCDRSDSAYEAFLAESVPYALPAWRAFHTRHRGGVSAVSKLSAAVSWEGADRLPPSLAASAEALGRVLRLLKTFRARHLGIARKAYSEETRLYEEGSGGAPVALLRSILDLTRENETMVRRATVRRRPAGAPVGPSAA; from the coding sequence CTGTTGGGCGATCCGCGTCACCGCACCGAGGACATCCGCGCCGCCGACCCGCTCGGCGCCGACGGCCTGCTCGCCGCCGTACCCGCGATGAACGCCGACGCCGACGTCGCCGCGCTCACCGTCGCGCTGCGCGCCCTCGTGCCGGACATCGACCGGGCCGCCCAGTGGAGCGTCGGCCACGCCCTCGCCGCGATGCGGGACCTCGGCATCCTGCTGGGCTCGCTGAAACGGCACGGCGTACAGCCCCTCCACGCCGTGCCCGAGGCGCTGCCCGTCCTCGAACTCCTCGGCCGCCGCACCGACATGGTGCCGAGGGACACCGTGCACCACTACACGACCTGGAACCCGCCCGGCCCCCGCCGCCGCACCTACACCGGCGATCCGACGGAGGTCCGGCTCCAGGACGCGGTACGGATGGTCTTCCCCGGCCTCGTCGCCGCCCTCGACGACTGTGGCCGGGTCGCCCGCCTCGAACCGTACGACCCGGGCTTCGCCACCGCCCTCGACCGGGTGGCCCGTCATGTGCGGGCGATGGTCGACTCCATCGACCTCACGGTGGCGCAGGTGTCCCCGGAGTACTTCGCGGTCGTGCTGCGCCCCTACTTCGAGGAGGTCGAGGTGGACGGCCGGGACTATCTCGGCCCGGCCGCCGCTCAGGTGCCGCTCTGGCTGGTCGACCTGACACTGTGGCAGTGCGACCGCTCCGACTCGGCCTACGAGGCCTTCCTCGCCGAGTCCGTGCCGTACGCGCTGCCGGCCTGGCGCGCCTTCCACACCCGGCACCGGGGCGGGGTCTCGGCGGTGAGCAAGCTGTCGGCCGCCGTCAGCTGGGAGGGCGCGGACCGGCTGCCGCCCTCCCTGGCCGCGTCCGCGGAGGCCCTCGGCCGGGTGCTGCGCCTCCTGAAGACCTTCCGCGCCCGGCACCTCGGCATCGCCCGCAAGGCGTACAGCGAGGAGACCCGGCTGTACGAGGAGGGCAGCGGCGGGGCCCCGGTCGCGCTGCTGCGCTCGATCCTGGATCTGACCAGGGAGAACGAGACCATGGTGCGCCGCGCGACCGTGCGGCGCCGTCCCGCAGGGGCCCCCGTCGGGCCGTCGGCCGCGTAG
- a CDS encoding FAD-dependent monooxygenase codes for MSPHTPSAFLPVRRRRPAPDYGQSPHVVIAGGGIAGLTTALSLHAAGFERVTVVETAPAIRPVGAGLNLMPNAVRELDALGLLDALEPGALRTRELRYYHRSGGLISREPRGLGAGYLWPQLSVHRGHLQQVLAGAVRARLGPAALVTGVRVSGVEPTPDGRPRLRLEHREGAVHGRASLEPDVLVGADGIRSTVRAALHPGEGGPPWNGMLVWRGVSRMPAKAVGSFMLIAGDDRQKAVVYPMGRPTGPDREVLVNWALARPAERTCASGTVAEEERFLGDWNRSVPVETFLPFYEGWEFDGVSVPDILRAADSAYEYPMVDREPLDRWTHGRTTLIGDAAHAMYPIGSNGATQSIVDARALAHALARHADPEDGLAAYERDRRPVTTALQRANRELGPEVVIDLAHARAPHGFTDIHEVIPAEELAAIACRYAATGAFDPATVNQGSPYEVPLPAIG; via the coding sequence ATGTCCCCCCACACCCCCTCCGCGTTCCTCCCGGTCCGCCGCCGCCGTCCGGCGCCGGACTACGGGCAGAGCCCGCACGTCGTGATCGCCGGCGGCGGCATCGCCGGCCTCACCACCGCCCTCTCCCTGCACGCCGCCGGCTTCGAGCGGGTGACGGTCGTCGAGACGGCGCCCGCGATCCGCCCGGTCGGCGCCGGGCTCAACCTGATGCCGAACGCCGTCCGCGAACTGGACGCCCTCGGCCTGCTCGACGCCCTGGAGCCGGGCGCCCTGCGCACCCGCGAACTGCGCTACTACCACCGCTCCGGCGGGCTGATATCCCGGGAGCCGCGCGGCCTCGGCGCGGGCTACCTCTGGCCGCAGCTGTCGGTCCACCGGGGGCACCTCCAGCAGGTACTCGCCGGCGCGGTACGGGCGAGGCTCGGTCCCGCCGCCCTGGTCACCGGAGTCCGGGTGAGCGGCGTGGAGCCGACACCGGACGGGCGGCCCCGGCTGAGGCTCGAACACCGGGAAGGCGCCGTGCACGGCCGCGCCTCCCTCGAACCGGACGTGCTCGTCGGCGCGGACGGCATCCGCTCGACCGTACGAGCCGCCCTGCACCCAGGGGAGGGCGGGCCGCCGTGGAACGGGATGCTGGTGTGGCGAGGAGTGTCCCGGATGCCGGCCAAGGCGGTCGGCTCGTTCATGCTCATCGCCGGCGACGACCGGCAGAAGGCCGTCGTCTACCCGATGGGCCGGCCGACCGGGCCCGACCGGGAGGTCCTGGTGAACTGGGCGCTCGCCCGCCCCGCCGAGCGCACCTGCGCGTCCGGCACGGTGGCGGAGGAGGAACGGTTCCTCGGCGACTGGAACCGGTCCGTCCCCGTCGAGACCTTCCTCCCGTTCTACGAGGGCTGGGAGTTCGACGGCGTCAGCGTCCCCGACATCCTGCGCGCCGCCGACTCCGCGTACGAGTACCCGATGGTCGACCGCGAGCCGCTCGACCGGTGGACCCACGGCCGCACCACCCTCATCGGCGACGCCGCCCACGCCATGTACCCGATCGGCTCCAACGGGGCGACCCAGTCGATCGTCGACGCGCGCGCCCTCGCCCACGCCCTCGCCCGGCACGCCGACCCCGAGGACGGCCTCGCCGCCTACGAACGGGACCGCCGCCCCGTCACCACCGCGCTCCAGCGGGCCAACCGCGAACTCGGCCCCGAGGTCGTCATCGACCTCGCGCACGCGCGCGCCCCGCACGGCTTCACCGACATCCACGAGGTCATCCCCGCCGAGGAACTCGCCGCCATCGCCTGCCGGTACGCCGCCACCGGAGCCTTCGACCCGGCGACCGTCAACCAGGGCTCCCCGTACGAGGTCCCCCTCCCGGCCATCGGCTGA